One genomic window of Pseudohongiella acticola includes the following:
- the murG gene encoding undecaprenyldiphospho-muramoylpentapeptide beta-N-acetylglucosaminyltransferase, with translation MSQRTVLIMAAGTGGHIFPALSIARVLQAHNIQVEWLGTPVGMENEVLKDTGIKLNRLRVNGLRGKGKLALLKAPFMLIASVWQSLRLLQTLRPCCVLGMGGYVTGPGGVAAWLLRRPLLIHEQNSVAGLSNRLLKPLAARVMEAFPGTFPAGPRVIHTGNPVRADIGTTKKADDEQGLVRPMHLLVLGGSLGAAAINELVPQVVPHLTQGRGIAVWHQTGRNKHESTQHAYQQCSAATHENTQARVEPFIDDMAAAYAWADVVLCRAGASTVAELTAAGLPSILVPYPHAVDDHQTVNARWLVDAGAAVLLPQSDFNSDSLRRELEEFMLESNRLSAMAQRASELAVPDAAERISELCMEVCRG, from the coding sequence ATGAGTCAGCGCACAGTATTGATCATGGCGGCAGGAACCGGCGGGCACATATTCCCGGCGTTGAGCATTGCCCGAGTGTTACAGGCTCACAACATCCAGGTGGAATGGTTGGGTACGCCAGTTGGCATGGAGAACGAGGTGCTCAAGGATACCGGGATCAAACTAAACCGGTTGCGTGTCAATGGCCTTAGAGGCAAGGGTAAACTGGCGCTCCTGAAGGCGCCATTCATGTTGATCGCCAGTGTCTGGCAATCGTTGCGGCTGCTGCAGACATTGCGGCCCTGTTGTGTGTTGGGCATGGGGGGTTATGTCACCGGGCCGGGTGGCGTGGCTGCATGGCTATTGCGTCGCCCATTGCTGATACATGAACAGAACTCAGTTGCCGGTTTGAGTAACCGTCTGCTGAAACCTCTGGCGGCCAGAGTCATGGAAGCATTCCCTGGCACTTTCCCGGCCGGACCCAGAGTCATTCACACGGGTAATCCGGTCAGGGCCGATATCGGCACCACCAAAAAGGCTGACGATGAACAGGGCCTTGTGCGGCCCATGCATCTGCTGGTACTCGGCGGCAGTCTGGGGGCAGCGGCAATAAACGAATTGGTGCCACAGGTCGTACCGCATCTGACGCAGGGGCGCGGTATAGCGGTCTGGCACCAGACCGGGCGCAACAAGCATGAAAGCACGCAGCATGCCTACCAGCAATGCTCAGCAGCGACACACGAAAATACGCAGGCCCGAGTGGAACCGTTTATTGACGATATGGCGGCAGCCTATGCATGGGCCGACGTGGTGCTTTGTCGTGCCGGCGCCAGTACGGTTGCCGAGCTGACTGCTGCGGGTCTGCCGTCCATTCTGGTGCCCTATCCGCATGCCGTGGATGACCACCAGACCGTTAATGCCCGTTGGCTGGTTGACGCCGGCGCCGCAGTGTTATTGCCGCAATCCGATTTTAATAGTGACAGCCTGCGGCGCGAACTAGAGGAGTTTATGCTAGAGAGTAATCGTTTATCGGCAATGGCACAGCGCGCCAGCGAACTCGCAGTTCCTGATGCGGCAGAAAGGATTTCGGAGCTGTGCATGGAGGTCTGCCGTGGCTGA
- a CDS encoding cell division protein FtsQ/DivIB → MSDSRSRSTFSAYAGASEVPMDFAPVRAEARHVAPDTREDRKSAGVLRLILLGIILLGAGGIALHQYRGVAADYLATVSDRLPVFNLPEISRPVINREINTVRLDSPLHRLTGEEVRTLLARYTESGFLGVDVQDLRDELEQNPWVAHATVRRVWPDVLVVSIREQQPIARWGEAALLNESGDVFAPPLRGFESALPALDGPAGSEALVLTQHGIFSQTLAPLGMVPASVSLSQRGSWTIEVEGGPVLRLGRDDVMARLDRLVAVYRSGLQDHLADARTIDLRYGNGFSVSKNTVVADAVARR, encoded by the coding sequence ATGAGCGATTCCAGGAGCAGGTCTACATTCTCAGCCTACGCAGGTGCTTCCGAAGTGCCGATGGACTTTGCGCCTGTTCGCGCGGAGGCCAGGCATGTGGCACCTGACACCCGTGAAGACAGGAAGTCCGCAGGTGTTTTGCGTCTGATCCTGCTGGGCATCATTCTTCTGGGCGCGGGTGGCATTGCGTTGCATCAATATCGGGGCGTCGCTGCAGACTACCTGGCAACTGTGTCGGACCGCCTGCCTGTGTTCAATCTACCGGAAATAAGCCGGCCTGTAATCAACCGGGAAATCAATACTGTCCGGCTGGATTCGCCTTTGCATCGACTCACCGGAGAGGAGGTCAGGACATTGCTGGCCAGATACACCGAATCCGGTTTTCTGGGTGTCGATGTGCAGGATCTGCGTGATGAACTTGAACAGAACCCGTGGGTGGCGCACGCGACGGTGCGCCGGGTCTGGCCGGATGTTCTGGTGGTCAGTATCCGCGAGCAGCAGCCGATCGCGCGATGGGGTGAGGCTGCGTTACTGAATGAGTCTGGTGACGTGTTTGCGCCGCCGTTGCGAGGTTTTGAGTCGGCGTTACCCGCGCTGGACGGTCCTGCAGGTAGTGAGGCCTTGGTGCTGACTCAGCACGGAATTTTTAGCCAGACGCTCGCCCCGCTCGGCATGGTGCCGGCGTCAGTGAGTCTGAGCCAGCGTGGCAGCTGGACAATTGAAGTAGAAGGCGGTCCGGTACTGCGTCTGGGTCGTGACGATGTCATGGCGCGGCTAGACAGGCTGGTAGCGGTTTACCGTAGTGGATTACAGGACCATTTGGCAGATGCACGCACGATCGACTTGCGGTACGGGAATGGATTTTCAGTCAGTAAAAATACGGTGGTCGCAGATGCTGTGGCCCG
- a CDS encoding UDP-N-acetylmuramoyl-tripeptide--D-alanyl-D-alanine ligase — MSISAVSEYMPAALVGKDVSFSRVCTDSRQLAAGDLFVALNGENFDGNRFVAQVAEKHAAAAIVSEAQDVAIPQLVVADTAEALGWLGHINRKRSRANIVAITGSQGKTSVKEITGSILSQQFNVLVTRGNLNNNIGAPLMLLELEEQHQQAVIELGANAGGEIAWTAKITDPHIVLINNAAETHLEGFGSLAGVVQAKGEIIDSAPSTHTVVLNADDPNTRQWQERAGRRRCVTFALDASADYRAVNLTLTANGTRFDIESARGRIACFLPLPGRHNVANALAAAALCLEAGATPASIYDGLARVVAVPGRLCPVDGINNSRLLDDSYNASPSSFRAAIDVVAAINAGSQVRRVLIMGDMAELGSLTVKAHRDVGLYADACGFDELWSTGGCSELASESFGEGGRHFDDKDELINFAVDNMSANHIVLVKGSRSAGMDDVVQALRNKERI, encoded by the coding sequence ATGAGCATCAGCGCCGTGAGTGAATATATGCCCGCCGCACTGGTAGGTAAGGATGTTTCGTTCTCGCGTGTCTGCACCGATTCCAGACAACTGGCAGCAGGTGACCTTTTTGTCGCCCTGAACGGTGAAAACTTTGATGGCAACCGTTTCGTGGCGCAGGTGGCCGAAAAGCACGCAGCGGCAGCCATTGTCAGCGAGGCGCAGGACGTGGCGATTCCGCAACTGGTCGTGGCCGACACAGCTGAAGCACTGGGCTGGCTGGGGCACATCAATCGTAAGCGCTCGCGTGCAAATATTGTTGCCATCACCGGCAGCCAGGGCAAAACGTCAGTCAAGGAAATCACTGGTTCGATTTTGTCACAGCAGTTCAATGTTCTGGTTACGCGCGGCAACCTGAACAATAACATCGGGGCGCCGTTGATGCTGCTTGAGCTTGAGGAGCAGCATCAGCAGGCGGTGATCGAGCTTGGCGCCAACGCCGGTGGTGAAATCGCCTGGACAGCAAAAATCACTGACCCGCATATCGTGCTTATCAACAATGCTGCCGAGACTCACCTGGAAGGCTTCGGCAGCCTGGCCGGTGTTGTCCAGGCTAAAGGTGAAATCATCGACTCTGCGCCATCCACACATACGGTGGTGCTGAATGCCGACGACCCGAACACCCGTCAGTGGCAAGAACGCGCCGGCAGACGACGATGCGTTACCTTTGCTCTGGATGCCAGTGCAGACTATCGGGCGGTGAACCTGACGTTGACAGCCAATGGCACACGATTCGATATCGAATCTGCGCGCGGCCGGATTGCGTGTTTTCTGCCGCTGCCCGGGCGCCACAATGTTGCCAATGCGCTGGCTGCGGCTGCCCTCTGTCTTGAGGCAGGAGCAACACCTGCCAGTATCTATGATGGGCTCGCCCGCGTCGTCGCAGTGCCTGGTCGCTTGTGTCCGGTGGATGGCATTAATAACAGTCGCCTGCTGGATGACAGTTACAACGCCAGCCCTTCTTCGTTCAGGGCGGCGATTGATGTGGTGGCTGCCATCAATGCAGGTAGCCAGGTGCGTCGAGTGCTGATCATGGGTGACATGGCTGAACTGGGTTCGCTGACCGTGAAGGCGCATCGGGACGTGGGACTTTACGCAGACGCATGTGGTTTCGACGAGCTCTGGAGTACCGGTGGCTGCAGTGAGCTGGCAAGCGAGTCGTTTGGTGAGGGCGGTCGTCATTTTGATGACAAAGATGAACTGATTAATTTTGCCGTGGATAACATGAGTGCGAATCACATTGTGCTGGTCAAGGGTTCGCGAAGTGCGGGCATGGATGATGTCGTACAGGCACTGCGCAACAAGGAGAGGATCTGA
- a CDS encoding D-alanine--D-alanine ligase, with translation MTEESIKALGRVAVLLGGDSAEREISLLSGQAVLTALQSRGVNAIAIDVSPDIAERLRSEKVDRVFNILHGRGGEDGKLQGLLEMMHIPYTGSGVLASALAMDKVKTKQLWAASGLPTPRFSVLHDNSDWQGLIEELGEVVVKPAHEGSSIGMSMAADASALRHAYEKASQYDTAVIAEQRIRGAEFTVPVIHGESFPAIQLSTSHEFYDYDAKYLAQDTNYLCPAPLTPEKTTELAELCLQAFSNLGAEGWGRVDVMQDQQGRFWLLELNTVPGMTDHSLVPLSAASRGMDFPELVLHIISGGAVSGTP, from the coding sequence ATGACTGAAGAATCTATCAAAGCGCTGGGTCGGGTCGCCGTTCTGTTGGGCGGCGATTCCGCCGAGCGGGAAATATCCTTGCTGAGCGGGCAGGCGGTGCTGACCGCGTTGCAGAGCCGTGGTGTTAATGCCATTGCCATCGATGTAAGTCCGGACATAGCCGAGCGGCTACGGTCCGAAAAAGTAGATCGGGTATTCAATATTCTGCACGGCCGCGGCGGCGAAGACGGAAAGCTGCAGGGTCTGCTGGAGATGATGCATATCCCCTACACCGGTAGTGGTGTGCTGGCGTCAGCGCTTGCCATGGACAAGGTTAAAACCAAGCAGTTGTGGGCTGCCAGTGGTTTGCCCACGCCACGCTTCAGTGTATTGCACGATAACAGTGACTGGCAGGGGTTGATAGAGGAGCTGGGTGAGGTAGTCGTCAAGCCGGCACACGAGGGGTCCAGTATTGGCATGTCAATGGCAGCAGACGCATCGGCGTTGCGTCATGCCTACGAAAAGGCCAGTCAATATGACACTGCGGTCATAGCCGAACAAAGAATCCGTGGCGCAGAGTTCACTGTACCGGTTATTCACGGCGAGTCATTCCCGGCTATTCAGTTGAGCACCAGCCATGAGTTCTACGACTACGATGCAAAGTATCTGGCTCAGGACACCAACTATTTGTGCCCGGCGCCATTAACACCGGAAAAAACGACTGAACTCGCTGAGCTTTGTTTGCAGGCATTTTCCAATCTGGGGGCAGAAGGTTGGGGACGCGTCGACGTGATGCAGGATCAGCAAGGTCGCTTCTGGTTATTGGAACTGAACACCGTGCCTGGTATGACCGATCACAGCCTGGTACCACTGTCTGCTGCCAGTAGGGGGATGGATTTCCCTGAGCTTGTGTTGCACATAATTAGTGGAGGCGCCGTCAGCGGAACACCATGA
- the murC gene encoding UDP-N-acetylmuramate--L-alanine ligase, producing the protein MRRIKTIHFVGIGGAGMCGIAEVLLNQGYSITGSDIKASAVTERLAGMGAGIFIGHASDNIASADVVVYSSAVRSDNPELVAAKAAAKPIIPRAEMLSELMRYRHAVAIAGTHGKTTTTSLVASIFAEARLAPTFVIGGRLNSAGANAGLGESRYLVCEADESDVSFLHLQPMVAVVTNIEADHMGSYDGDFNKLKSYFVEFLHNLPFYGLAVLCIDDPVIQEIRPRISRPILTYGFSDSADYRIANLQQNRQFTSFDVHRPDGRDPLHVSLSIPGRHNALNATAAIAVATDEGIADAAISKGLAEFAGVGRRFDIQGEFPVSDGNIMLLDDYGHHPSEVAATVAALRAGWPESRLVMIYQPHRYSRTKDLYDDFVRVLSDVDVLLMLDVYSAGEDPIPGADARSLCRSIRLRGKVDPVFVKDEADVRGVLKDLARDGDIVITQGAGSVGALARTLAEQGLM; encoded by the coding sequence ATGCGCCGTATCAAGACCATTCATTTTGTTGGTATTGGTGGGGCCGGTATGTGTGGCATCGCGGAGGTCCTGCTGAACCAGGGCTACAGTATTACCGGTTCTGACATCAAGGCGTCGGCGGTAACCGAGCGACTGGCGGGAATGGGTGCCGGTATATTTATCGGGCACGCCAGTGACAATATTGCCAGCGCGGATGTGGTGGTTTATTCCAGCGCCGTTCGCAGTGATAACCCGGAACTGGTGGCGGCGAAAGCAGCGGCCAAACCGATCATACCCCGCGCGGAGATGTTGTCGGAGTTAATGCGATACCGCCATGCCGTTGCAATTGCCGGCACACATGGCAAAACCACAACCACGAGTCTGGTAGCGTCAATTTTTGCCGAAGCCAGGCTGGCCCCGACATTTGTGATCGGAGGTCGCTTGAACAGTGCGGGTGCCAACGCGGGGCTGGGTGAGAGCCGATACCTGGTTTGTGAGGCGGATGAAAGTGACGTGTCCTTCCTGCACCTGCAACCGATGGTTGCTGTGGTCACCAATATTGAAGCTGATCACATGGGCTCCTATGACGGTGATTTTAATAAACTGAAGAGTTACTTCGTTGAGTTTCTGCACAACCTGCCTTTCTATGGTCTGGCTGTGCTGTGCATTGATGATCCCGTGATTCAGGAGATACGACCGCGCATATCGCGTCCGATTCTGACGTATGGATTTTCCGACAGTGCTGACTACCGCATTGCCAATTTGCAGCAGAACAGGCAATTCACCAGCTTCGACGTACATCGCCCTGATGGTCGCGATCCGTTGCACGTCAGTCTCAGTATTCCCGGCAGGCACAATGCCCTGAACGCCACTGCGGCGATTGCGGTGGCAACGGATGAAGGGATTGCTGATGCAGCCATATCCAAAGGCCTGGCAGAGTTTGCCGGCGTGGGACGGCGCTTTGATATTCAGGGCGAGTTTCCGGTTAGTGACGGCAATATCATGTTACTGGATGACTACGGACATCATCCCAGTGAAGTTGCCGCCACGGTGGCTGCTCTCAGAGCAGGCTGGCCGGAATCGAGACTGGTCATGATCTACCAGCCGCATCGTTACTCAAGAACCAAAGACCTGTATGACGATTTTGTGCGTGTACTGTCAGACGTCGACGTACTGTTGATGCTTGATGTCTACTCGGCAGGCGAAGACCCGATTCCAGGTGCTGATGCGCGCAGTCTGTGTCGAAGCATACGGTTGCGAGGCAAGGTAGATCCGGTATTTGTTAAAGATGAAGCGGATGTGCGCGGTGTGCTGAAGGATCTGGCAAGAGACGGTGACATTGTGATTACCCAGGGCGCCGGCAGTGTTGGGGCGCTAGCGCGTACATTGGCCGAACAGGGGTTGATGTAA
- the murD gene encoding UDP-N-acetylmuramoyl-L-alanine--D-glutamate ligase gives MNNTHAVIVGLGKTGLSCARYFHARGRPFKVIDSRFSPPSLAEFETEFPGQQIELGGFSQQSLLQAGEIVLSPGISLQTPEIAHAISQGVPVTGDIDIFSREVTAPVIAVTGSNGKSTVVTLVAEMARQMGIRVAVGGNLDGRASMPALDLLHSGERDLYVLELSSFQLETTSSLNAEIAVILNLSEDHLDRYASMQDYAAAKQRIYKGARQVLINRNDPASEPWETAAGQHWSYGFDQAAGDHDYGLSLKDGDSWLMRGSNHLMKVRELALVGRHNVSNALAALALGHAVGIPDAAMVTTLREFSGLPHRCQLLRNLRGVDYFNDSKGTNVGATLVAIESVAERTRGELILIAGGIGKDADFSPLLPALEQYVKRVVLIGRDADKLARLIGSRADIMRATSMEEAVAEAASSALSGDAVLLSPACASFDMFKDFAHRGRVFAAAVEALT, from the coding sequence ATGAATAACACACATGCAGTGATCGTCGGTCTGGGTAAGACCGGGCTTTCGTGTGCGCGTTATTTTCATGCCCGTGGGCGTCCGTTCAAGGTTATCGACAGTCGGTTCAGTCCGCCGTCACTGGCGGAGTTCGAAACCGAGTTTCCCGGTCAGCAGATCGAGTTGGGTGGTTTTTCGCAGCAAAGTCTGTTGCAGGCTGGGGAGATCGTGTTGAGTCCGGGCATCAGTTTGCAGACACCGGAAATTGCCCATGCCATCAGCCAGGGTGTGCCGGTTACCGGTGATATCGATATATTCAGCCGCGAAGTAACCGCACCTGTCATCGCTGTGACCGGGTCCAATGGCAAAAGCACGGTGGTCACCCTGGTAGCAGAGATGGCCAGACAGATGGGTATTAGAGTCGCGGTTGGTGGTAATCTGGACGGTCGCGCTAGCATGCCGGCGCTTGATCTGCTGCACAGCGGCGAGCGTGATCTGTATGTATTGGAGTTGTCCAGTTTCCAGCTGGAGACCACCAGCAGTCTGAACGCGGAGATCGCCGTAATTCTCAACCTCAGTGAGGACCACCTGGATCGATATGCATCAATGCAGGATTATGCTGCCGCCAAACAGCGAATCTACAAGGGTGCGCGTCAGGTGCTGATAAACCGCAATGACCCGGCCAGTGAACCCTGGGAAACGGCTGCGGGCCAACATTGGTCCTATGGTTTCGATCAGGCAGCCGGTGACCATGACTATGGTTTGTCATTAAAAGATGGCGACAGTTGGCTGATGCGCGGCAGCAATCATCTGATGAAAGTGCGGGAGCTGGCGCTGGTGGGACGACACAATGTCAGTAACGCCTTGGCCGCGCTCGCATTGGGTCATGCTGTCGGCATTCCTGATGCTGCCATGGTGACAACCCTGCGGGAATTCTCCGGGCTGCCGCACCGGTGTCAGTTGCTGCGCAATCTGCGCGGAGTCGATTATTTCAACGACTCCAAGGGCACCAATGTTGGCGCGACGCTGGTGGCCATCGAATCGGTGGCAGAGCGCACGCGCGGCGAGTTGATATTGATTGCCGGCGGTATCGGTAAAGACGCTGATTTTTCGCCGTTGTTGCCGGCCCTGGAACAGTATGTAAAGCGTGTTGTTCTGATTGGTCGTGATGCAGACAAGCTTGCACGTCTGATTGGAAGTAGGGCAGACATCATGCGCGCGACTTCCATGGAGGAGGCGGTGGCTGAGGCTGCCAGCAGCGCACTGTCGGGAGATGCGGTGCTGTTGTCGCCAGCATGTGCCAGTTTTGACATGTTCAAGGATTTTGCGCACCGCGGGCGTGTGTTTGCGGCGGCAGTGGAGGCTCTGACATGA
- the mraY gene encoding phospho-N-acetylmuramoyl-pentapeptide-transferase, translating to MLVLLADYLIQIDPGFAVIQYITVRGIMGILTALIISLLIGPWMIRRLNYHQIGQVVRTDGPQSHFSKAGTPTMGGALILVSIVFSTLIWADLRNPYVWVTMLVTVLFGAIGWVDDYRKVFRKDPKGLPAKWKYFWQSVIGLGAALFLYYTATDPVQTAYIVPFFKDVSIETGLLFVVISYFVIVGSSNAVNLTDGLDGLAILPTVMVGGALGIIAYLAGHAEFSVYLNIPTVTGAGELVIFCGALLGAGLGFLWFNTYPAQVFMGDVGALALGAALGIVAVISRHEIVLFIMGGIFVMETVSVILQVASFKLTGKRIFRMAPLHHHFELKGWPEPRVIVRFWIITVMLVLFGLATLKLR from the coding sequence ATGTTGGTTCTGCTGGCTGATTATCTGATACAGATCGACCCGGGTTTCGCCGTGATTCAGTACATTACAGTGCGCGGCATTATGGGCATTCTGACTGCGTTGATTATCTCGCTCCTGATCGGCCCCTGGATGATTCGGCGTCTGAATTATCACCAGATCGGGCAGGTGGTCCGAACGGACGGGCCACAAAGTCATTTTAGCAAGGCGGGCACGCCGACCATGGGCGGCGCGCTGATTCTTGTCAGTATCGTGTTCAGTACGCTGATCTGGGCGGATCTGCGCAACCCATACGTCTGGGTAACCATGCTGGTGACTGTGTTATTTGGCGCTATTGGTTGGGTTGATGATTATCGAAAAGTCTTTCGCAAAGATCCTAAAGGGCTGCCGGCGAAGTGGAAGTATTTCTGGCAATCAGTGATTGGCCTGGGCGCTGCGCTGTTTCTTTACTACACCGCGACGGATCCGGTTCAGACGGCTTACATTGTCCCTTTCTTTAAAGATGTGTCGATCGAGACAGGATTGTTATTTGTTGTGATCAGCTATTTTGTCATTGTTGGCAGCAGCAATGCCGTCAACCTGACAGATGGTCTGGACGGCCTGGCAATTTTGCCTACCGTGATGGTAGGCGGTGCACTGGGCATTATCGCCTATCTGGCCGGACATGCTGAGTTCTCGGTGTATCTGAATATTCCGACAGTCACCGGAGCCGGAGAGCTGGTCATCTTCTGTGGCGCGTTGCTGGGGGCCGGGCTTGGATTTCTATGGTTCAACACCTATCCGGCGCAGGTTTTTATGGGCGATGTCGGCGCGCTGGCGCTTGGTGCCGCTCTGGGCATCGTCGCTGTGATTTCCCGACACGAAATCGTGCTTTTCATCATGGGTGGCATTTTTGTCATGGAGACTGTTTCTGTCATTTTGCAGGTGGCTTCTTTCAAACTTACCGGGAAACGGATTTTTCGCATGGCGCCATTGCATCACCATTTTGAATTAAAGGGTTGGCCGGAGCCTCGTGTAATCGTCCGTTTCTGGATCATTACAGTCATGCTGGTGCTGTTCGGGTTGGCAACGTTGAAACTCAGGTAA
- the ftsW gene encoding putative lipid II flippase FtsW, producing the protein MSTLLSKGRGAIRVEKREAEQPFNTLLLVLVLLLGTGLIMMTSASMEIANSLAGDPFYFFKRQVFFIGLALVIMLITLHIDTSLWYRCSALMLCLALVLLALVLIPGIGTVVNGSARWIDLGFYRLQPSEMAKISMVVYMAAYLHRHRSEVHERWSGFLKPMVILAAAITLLHFEPDHGAMVIMMLTTFTMLFLAGARLHRFVLIVMVCFAGVVALAIMKPYVINRLTSFLNPWAAEYVYGEGYQLTQALIAFGRGEWLGVGLGNSIQKLYFLPEAHTDFVLSIIAEEMGLLGVLFVMALFIVLIWTALRLGRACEARGRFFAAYTAFGIGMLFATQVFINFGVNTGLLPTKGLTLPFLSYGGNSLLVSCFMVAILMRIEYELRMKPDPDPAGGDA; encoded by the coding sequence ATGAGTACGTTGCTGAGCAAAGGCAGAGGCGCAATCCGGGTTGAGAAACGAGAGGCCGAGCAGCCTTTTAATACGCTGTTGCTGGTACTGGTTCTGCTATTGGGCACAGGCCTGATCATGATGACGTCTGCGTCCATGGAAATTGCCAACAGTCTGGCGGGCGATCCATTCTACTTTTTTAAGCGCCAGGTCTTTTTCATAGGCCTGGCGTTGGTGATCATGCTGATAACGCTGCACATTGATACCAGTCTCTGGTATCGCTGCAGCGCGTTGATGCTGTGTCTGGCGCTGGTATTGCTGGCGCTGGTTCTGATTCCGGGTATCGGCACTGTGGTAAATGGCAGTGCACGCTGGATTGACCTCGGATTCTATCGTCTGCAGCCTTCCGAGATGGCAAAGATCTCCATGGTGGTCTATATGGCTGCTTACCTGCATCGGCATCGTAGTGAGGTACATGAGCGCTGGTCCGGATTTCTCAAGCCCATGGTTATCCTGGCCGCCGCCATCACCTTGCTGCATTTTGAGCCAGATCACGGCGCGATGGTCATCATGATGCTGACGACATTCACCATGTTGTTCCTGGCCGGTGCGCGCCTGCATCGGTTCGTGCTGATTGTCATGGTCTGTTTTGCTGGCGTTGTGGCGCTGGCCATCATGAAACCTTACGTGATCAACCGACTGACGTCCTTCCTGAATCCATGGGCTGCCGAGTATGTTTATGGCGAAGGCTACCAGTTGACACAGGCCCTGATAGCGTTCGGTCGAGGTGAATGGCTGGGCGTTGGGCTGGGCAACAGTATTCAGAAGTTGTACTTCCTGCCGGAAGCGCACACTGATTTTGTGCTCTCGATTATCGCAGAGGAAATGGGACTGCTGGGCGTACTGTTTGTCATGGCACTTTTTATTGTTCTGATATGGACGGCATTGCGTCTGGGTCGCGCATGTGAGGCCAGGGGTCGATTTTTCGCTGCCTATACCGCATTCGGTATTGGCATGCTGTTCGCGACTCAGGTTTTTATCAATTTTGGAGTCAACACAGGCTTGCTGCCAACCAAAGGACTGACCCTGCCATTCCTGAGCTACGGCGGAAACAGTCTGCTGGTCAGCTGCTTCATGGTCGCGATACTCATGCGAATAGAGTATGAGTTGCGCATGAAACCCGATCCGGATCCGGCCGGAGGTGACGCATGA